From the genome of Adhaeribacter pallidiroseus:
GGTTGGCCAAAGTAGGAATTGCTATTTGCGTATCATATTCCGCTAAACCCTGCGCCGAACCATATTCGGGCGTATACTTTTTATCCAGATCGATGAGTTGCTTGGTATACCGGTTCGATTGATCAATCCAACTTCTATCATTTTTTTCCGGTTTAGTCTGCGATCTTACCTTAATCGGCAAAAAAGATAAAGTGAGAACAAGTAGCGCCAGGAAGCCTTTCATATTTTAAGATTCAAGTTTCTGTTTTTAAAATAACAATTTATATCCAGCAATTAGTAAATGCAATGTTAGCCCTTGTCTTTTATTTCGCTAGGCTTGCATTTTCCAGGCAAATCTACTCCTTAGTTCTACGGAGACACTCTGGCGAAAACCAAACTCTATAAAGTTTAAAAAGGGTTTGGCGCTGCTTTTCATTTTTAATTGCTCCGGATTAAAGTGTTTAAAAAGGCATATAACTGGTGGGTTGCTTCTTCCGGCTATAATTCACAACAGACAGCTTTTCAGAATTAAATTGCCGGCAGTTTATACATTTTTTAAAAAAGTGTCACGTTTTGTGGCACTCAACTGTCTTTCATAAAACCAATGTTTATCCGGGCAAACTATTAAATCAAAGCTGTAACTATAAACCCTTTAATCCCGGATAAAAGTTAAACGGAACTACCATGAACCCAGCGTTACCCCACCACACCTTTGATAAATACCTGGATGTACTATTCCCTTATGCTTATAACATTTTGGGGGTAGTAGACGACGCGAAAGACGCCGTACAAGAAGTATTAATGAAGCACTTGTCCGGTTCTAACGAGCAGGTTAAAGACGAAAAAAGTTATTTGATAAAATCGGTAATCAATCGGGCTATTAATTTAAAAACCCAGCAAAAGAAAACCGTCCGCAGCAAAGAACTTTGGTTACCGGAGCCCGTAGCCACCGACGACGCCGCGGACCGCAATCTTCATCTCGACGAAGTGCTTTCGTATTCTTTGTTGGTGTTAATGGAACGATTGAGCGCCGTGGAACGAGCTGTGTTTATTCTGCGGGAAAGCTTTGATTATTCCCACGCCGAAATAGCAGAAATATTAACGATAACCGAAGAACATTCCCGGAAGCTGCTCAGCCGGGCCAAGGCCAGCATATTTAAACCAGCCCCCAAACGCACCAAATTGCCCGATACCCACGCGCGCGAAGTGTTAGAACAGTTCTTAAGCGCCATCCGACAACGAGATACCCAAAAACTGGAGAGTATTATGGCCGCTGACATTCGCTTTTATGCCGATGGGGGCGGCAAAGTGCCGCTGGCAGCCAGTATTTGTTTGGGTGCTACCCAAGTAGCTGCTTTACAAATAATGATTTATCACCGGTTTCTCCAATCGGCCAACATCCTATACACGGTTGTCAATCACCAACCAGCCCTTTTGACATTTGTAAACAACCGGCTGACTTCCTGCTCGGTTTTCGATCTGCACCCGGAGTTGGGCACTTTGCTCCAGATTAATGTGGTTCTGGACCCGGATAAATTAAAAATATTAAAGCAAATCCACTTTCCATCTTAAATATTGTACCCTTATGACAAACCTTCTTAATTTTCCGGTAACATCCCCTTATTCTAAATACCGGATTACCGTTTATTGGCTCGTAACCGTGTTTTTAGTATTTGAACTCTTCTACGGCGCTTTATGGGATTTCAACCTCCTGAATAAAGGCTATGTCTATTCTATTTTAAATCACTTGGGCTATCCCTTGTATTTAGCTGCTATCCTGGCCATTGGTAAAATAGCCGCCGCTGTGGTAATTCTAATTCCTGGGCTCTGGTTGTTGAAAGAATGGGCTTACGCGGGAGTAGTGATTCTTTTCATTGGTGGTTTTTTATCGCATGTAATCGTGGGCGATGGTTTCGGTCAGTTTATCTGGTCGTTGTTGTTTGGAATAATGGCTTTAGTCTCCTGGAAACTGAACTACCAATCGGATAAAGTAAAATCCATCCTTATTAAATAATCTTTTAATCATTTAACTATAAAACAAATGGAAACCTTTCTGCAGCCAATTGAAAAGCCCGCTAGCTGGGGCATGAAACTAGTTTATTTTTTTACTAAAAAGCAATATGGTAAAGTAATTACACCTTTAAAAGTTTACTCGGCCCGCATGCCCCTGGCTTTTGGCCGGTGGGCGGGTAAAATTTCGGAACTAGATAAAAAAGTAGTACTCTCTCCGGAAACTGCTTTACTGATCCGGGAGTGGGTAGCCCGCTTAAATATTTGTTTATTCTGTATGGATATTGGCCGGTACCATATTATTAAAAACAACCTGAATGAGGCGAAATTTGATGCCTTGCTGGATTACTCAATTAGCCCGTTATTTACGGAAGCGGACCGGGCTGCTTTGGATTACGCCACAGAACTTACCCGGGACAAAAAAGTAGAACCAGGCACTTT
Proteins encoded in this window:
- a CDS encoding carboxymuconolactone decarboxylase family protein — protein: METFLQPIEKPASWGMKLVYFFTKKQYGKVITPLKVYSARMPLAFGRWAGKISELDKKVVLSPETALLIREWVARLNICLFCMDIGRYHIIKNNLNEAKFDALLDYSISPLFTEADRAALDYATELTRDKKVEPGTFQRLTQFYSEREICDIIYLIVSEHVYNLTNIGLNIHSDMLCDVTKNKKQPSVL
- a CDS encoding sigma-70 family RNA polymerase sigma factor encodes the protein MNPALPHHTFDKYLDVLFPYAYNILGVVDDAKDAVQEVLMKHLSGSNEQVKDEKSYLIKSVINRAINLKTQQKKTVRSKELWLPEPVATDDAADRNLHLDEVLSYSLLVLMERLSAVERAVFILRESFDYSHAEIAEILTITEEHSRKLLSRAKASIFKPAPKRTKLPDTHAREVLEQFLSAIRQRDTQKLESIMAADIRFYADGGGKVPLAASICLGATQVAALQIMIYHRFLQSANILYTVVNHQPALLTFVNNRLTSCSVFDLHPELGTLLQINVVLDPDKLKILKQIHFPS
- a CDS encoding DoxX family protein: MTNLLNFPVTSPYSKYRITVYWLVTVFLVFELFYGALWDFNLLNKGYVYSILNHLGYPLYLAAILAIGKIAAAVVILIPGLWLLKEWAYAGVVILFIGGFLSHVIVGDGFGQFIWSLLFGIMALVSWKLNYQSDKVKSILIK